A DNA window from Geminocystis sp. NIES-3709 contains the following coding sequences:
- a CDS encoding single-stranded DNA-binding protein, which translates to MINSVTIAGYLGSQPELMFVGEDQVEVCNMSIAVQTGKDKTLWVKVTAWKKTAVFCADYLKAGSFIVVSGRLDNEVWQDADGSKKQQMKVIAEAVQSPKTK; encoded by the coding sequence ATGATTAATTCAGTAACAATAGCAGGATATTTAGGTAGTCAACCAGAGTTGATGTTTGTAGGAGAGGATCAGGTTGAAGTTTGCAATATGAGTATTGCAGTACAGACAGGAAAAGATAAAACTTTATGGGTGAAAGTAACAGCATGGAAAAAGACTGCGGTATTTTGTGCAGATTATCTAAAAGCAGGTTCTTTCATAGTGGTTAGCGGTCGGCTGGATAATGAGGTTTGGCAAGATGCGGACGGTAGCAAAAAACAGCAGATGAAGGTAATTGCAGAAGCTGTACAATCACCTAAAACTAAATAA
- a CDS encoding siphovirus Gp157 family protein, with protein sequence MTLKELIEQLEQFVDDSIANDGDMDITALESMMTQKADKIDAYGYAHERLSAEIAGAKAQLEFIKEKYETRLRQLESSKLRLEQRLLGYYQQELLGEKEKGSTYKLQFRNYPIVRVNVPVEDLPDEFKTVKTEVKAKLSELKKAIKEDVGGRTVIGFMAELEDNYKAHFKLN encoded by the coding sequence ATGACACTAAAAGAACTGATAGAGCAATTAGAGCAGTTTGTGGATGACTCCATTGCAAATGATGGCGATATGGACATTACTGCATTGGAAAGTATGATGACTCAGAAGGCAGACAAAATTGATGCTTACGGTTATGCCCATGAAAGACTATCGGCAGAAATTGCAGGAGCTAAGGCACAGTTGGAGTTTATCAAGGAAAAATACGAGACTCGGTTAAGACAATTGGAGTCATCAAAATTAAGGTTGGAGCAACGGTTACTTGGTTACTATCAACAAGAACTATTGGGAGAAAAGGAAAAGGGTAGCACTTATAAACTACAGTTCAGAAATTATCCCATTGTCAGAGTTAATGTTCCCGTAGAAGACCTCCCAGATGAGTTTAAGACGGTTAAAACAGAGGTAAAAGCGAAGCTGTCAGAACTCAAAAAGGCTATTAAGGAAGATGTCGGCGGACGCACAGTCATCGGATTTATGGCAGAGCTAGAAGATAATTACAAGGCTCACTTTAAACTTAATTAA
- a CDS encoding DEAD/DEAH box helicase, with protein MLRDYQQKAIDEVNRAIGIGLTSVMVQSPTGSGKSVIMAFLLKQWLEQGKRILLVAHKIELIQQLYSHVHRWLNFHSSIMADSKRYRYDMHSQVVIASIQSWSYRYATIPDTLPQADIVIVDEAHHSASNSYSNLFYHYKSAIKIGFTATPQRLDNKGLRYLAKGVEGYQYLVKGVPVTELMEQGHLSTYKLFGAGRLLNAEGKVKITAGDYNKKALEEFVATALDPQEVVDTWLRLAPYKKTVLYPASVALSQQYVRCFQRNGIPSAHIDAKTSAKEREAILESFRKGDIMVLGQHSIVIEGVDVPDIEAVQFIRPTKSLVVWFQSIGRSLRPAEGKEYAIIIDHTTTHQQLAMPDFPVKWSLDPKAYKGFEPHLHCSQCHHTWLPSQDRELQDFQVLVTETVDNTLYKHGIITPCYCRKCNNNELHQWTVEVNLLPSEGDKPPIKEDSGLIIGEVELYEPRQLIIEELKELLTTAEEKGYKKAWVGYRALEIQEIDYPELLWLANELGYKRSWASYRYQQLTQGN; from the coding sequence ATGCTTAGAGATTATCAGCAGAAAGCAATAGACGAAGTCAACAGGGCGATAGGTATAGGATTGACTTCGGTTATGGTACAGTCGCCTACTGGTTCAGGAAAGTCGGTAATTATGGCTTTTCTGCTTAAACAGTGGTTAGAGCAAGGTAAACGTATTCTTCTCGTAGCCCATAAAATTGAGTTGATTCAACAGTTATACTCTCATGTCCATCGGTGGTTAAATTTCCATAGCAGTATTATGGCTGATTCAAAACGCTATCGCTATGATATGCACTCACAAGTGGTCATAGCTAGTATTCAGTCGTGGTCTTATCGCTATGCAACTATCCCAGATACCTTACCACAAGCAGATATAGTAATTGTAGATGAGGCACACCATTCTGCTTCTAATAGCTATAGTAACCTATTCTATCATTATAAATCAGCTATAAAAATAGGGTTTACGGCAACTCCTCAACGATTAGATAATAAAGGATTGCGTTATCTCGCCAAAGGAGTAGAAGGTTATCAGTATTTGGTAAAAGGTGTTCCTGTCACTGAATTGATGGAACAAGGTCATCTTAGCACTTATAAACTATTTGGGGCAGGTCGTCTTCTGAATGCTGAGGGCAAAGTCAAAATAACGGCAGGAGACTACAATAAGAAAGCTCTTGAGGAATTTGTCGCAACGGCTCTTGACCCACAGGAGGTAGTGGATACATGGCTGAGATTAGCACCCTATAAAAAAACTGTACTCTATCCCGCTTCTGTTGCTTTGTCACAGCAATATGTAAGATGCTTTCAGCGTAATGGAATCCCCTCAGCACATATTGATGCCAAGACATCTGCAAAGGAAAGAGAGGCTATTTTAGAGTCATTCAGGAAAGGGGATATTATGGTTCTAGGTCAGCACTCCATTGTTATTGAAGGAGTGGACGTGCCTGACATTGAAGCTGTACAATTTATCCGTCCGACCAAATCACTTGTTGTCTGGTTTCAGTCTATCGGCAGAAGTTTACGACCTGCAGAGGGTAAAGAATACGCTATCATTATTGACCACACAACCACCCATCAACAATTGGCGATGCCTGATTTTCCTGTTAAATGGAGTCTTGACCCTAAAGCCTATAAAGGTTTTGAACCTCATTTACATTGTAGTCAATGTCACCATACATGGCTACCTAGTCAAGACAGAGAATTACAAGATTTTCAAGTTTTGGTAACTGAAACAGTGGACAATACTCTATATAAACATGGTATTATTACACCTTGTTATTGTAGAAAGTGTAATAATAATGAGTTGCATCAGTGGACAGTTGAGGTTAATCTACTGCCGTCAGAAGGTGATAAACCACCTATTAAAGAGGATAGTGGACTAATAATAGGAGAAGTTGAATTATATGAGCCTAGACAACTAATAATAGAAGAATTAAAGGAATTATTAACCACAGCAGAAGAAAAAGGATATAAAAAGGCTTGGGTAGGATATAGAGCATTAGAAATACAAGAAATTGATTATCCCGAACTGCTGTGGTTGGCAAACGAACTGGGATACAAACGC
- a CDS encoding recombinase family protein, with translation MTIYGYARVSTDDQTLQPQLDRLIDYGISTDRIYSDYAVSGSTHSRPNLDRLLEILQPSDTLVVVKLDRLGRSLKHLIETVELLKENCINFVSLTEGMDTNSSTGRLLFNIFGAIAEFERDLIIERTNAGITSAKKRGVHCGRPDKLNSEQQQLLVDLRQQGKTVREVCHLLNISKATYYRCLKS, from the coding sequence ATGACTATTTACGGCTACGCTAGGGTCTCCACCGATGACCAGACTTTACAGCCTCAACTTGACCGACTAATAGACTACGGCATCTCCACAGACCGCATCTACTCTGACTATGCTGTATCAGGTAGCACCCACTCCCGTCCTAATCTTGATAGGCTACTAGAGATTTTACAACCTAGCGATACCCTAGTTGTGGTCAAATTGGATAGGCTCGGACGTAGCTTAAAACACCTAATAGAAACAGTTGAACTACTCAAGGAAAATTGCATTAACTTCGTTTCTCTGACTGAGGGTATGGACACTAATAGCTCCACTGGAAGATTATTATTTAATATCTTCGGAGCTATTGCCGAATTTGAGCGTGACCTCATAATTGAGCGAACTAACGCAGGTATTACCTCCGCCAAAAAGCGGGGAGTACACTGCGGTCGCCCTGACAAACTTAACTCAGAACAGCAACAGCTTCTCGTTGACCTACGGCAACAGGGCAAAACTGTTAGGGAGGTATGCCATTTACTAAACATCAGCAAAGCTACTTATTATCGTTGCCTAAAGTCCTAA